The sequence TCCTCAGGGCTCTAAGTTATGCTGAGTAACTCAACTGAGAGCTCTCAGTTCCGATGTTCATCAGTATGTGTGACAGAGCGAGTCCAGATTGAGCAGAGAGTGAGGCGGGATTTTTGTATCCATTTGCGGGCGCCtggccgcgaccgcgaaagTAAAATATGTGCGCGTAGCACGGTCATGGGAGTTCAGTTCACCAAGGAGACCAAAAGACAACAAGAGAAAGAGTGTTGTTGAAGTAGCGAAGACCTTCTCCGCGGACTTCATCTGCCCCTCCAATCATCATCATGGAAATGGTTAATGTCACGCAGAAACGGACCTCGGGGTCTTCCGGGCTAGGTACGGCATCATTATTTTTCTCGGATGTCGCTGGGGGTTTGAATGTGTAAATGGCCCCCTCGGGTGTGTATCGTTTCgtccagaggcgccgcagatttttcttctttttatATTTCAAAAAGAGATCTTCATACTCTACGGAGTCCTCCATGCAGGTTTCCCCGTCAAACGCAAACGCCCTCTGGTTCAGAGGATTCTTGCCCCGCCGAAAGGGAGCGAAAATCATCGTGCGACTTTTATCAATAATTTGAAGCTGCTCATCTCTCACTAAATATACATCGCGCCGAACGTCGCCATGTGTTAGGCCGGATTTACCGATTTTCACCACTTCGACTCGAGGCAAAGGGGCCCCTTCTTTTGAGGAAGAAAAcaagttttttttttcattcCGTGCTTCCGATCGTAGGGGTGAAAGACGATACAAGGAAACGAGAAGCGCACAGCACACAAGATGACACGGAAAAAAAAGGAGTTTCCTCCTGTGCGGACGCCCGAGACTAGAGATCACCATCTTGTCTGCCGAAGTCCCAGCAGGGGCGGAGGAGCCCCGAGCCTTGTGACGGTTTTCTTTTGGATCTCTGTGACGCTTTTGGTCGAGCCAATTAGGTAACTCGTTTCAGTCCAACGAGGTTGCCAAAGCTCGTACGCCTTCGCGTGTGTATCCATGTGAAGGCGAAAAGGCGTGCGGGTCATGTGATCTTTCGCGATGCAGCATGCACCTATATTTTTAGTGTTTTTCACGGTAATGTCAATGCATCGAGGCATGGCAAAAGCATCATTCATTGGCGTCTCATACAATACGCAGAAGGGACTTCCAGGATCAATATTCGTTTCAGCCCCGGAAGTCGATCGGACTTTGAAGATCCCTGCGACATTTGTTTGTATTTAGTGTAGGGGCATGGACTCCCTTGACGTTCTTCAGGACTGTCTCATCCCCCCACCATTTGAGTGCGTGTTGGTATCGAACGCGGAAGGCCCTCTGACAACAAGCGCAAAACGTTTTTCCCCCCCTGTGATGCTCtacgcgaaaaaaaagccgGATGACTAAATGAATTTTGCAACGACCTCCATATATCTTTCCCAAGCCTATCCTTCCGTAGCTTGCAGTTCCCCGTTATAAGGCGCACCAGTAGTGACGTCTCCTCTATATGGCTATGAGTTCCTGGATATGTATGTTTTTCGCAGCTGTTCATCCAGGGTTCACAGTGTGCCGTAGCACACCGGAAGGCGGCTCTCGCCGGCCACGCATGCAAAACGTGTGTTTTAGCCGCTTAAACAAGTATGCGTAAAAGTAAAGCCTAGTGTCCTGAGTCCGAGTGTAAACGCGGAGGTCCCTGCCTTTTCTGCACGCGGATTTGATGCCCAGACTGAGTGGACGGGTTAGGCGCTGGCACTGTATCACGAGGAAAAAGCGCTAGTGGCCTAGGGCGCCGACCGACGCTCAGAACGGGAGAATCATTCGCCTGGTGCAGATCCTTCCCAGACAATGCACAAATATTGTGCGAAACCCTGTCCGCCAGAGCGACTCACATGAACCATCAGATGCACTATAAGCCAGCAATGGTGCTGAGGAAAGGCGCAGCAACGCCATTGCATACTTTCTCACGTAGGACATCGCTTCACAACGTATACTGCATCACTCAGAGTTACGTCCCTGAGCACACGCATAGTTTtggacgcgcgaggcgcagcctgGGATCCGGTACAAAACAACACGCAAACACAGGCGTGTCCCTGGTCTGAGCGTCCTTGGCTCGTAAAAGTAGAGTATGGGCAGACAGGGAAGATAAGTTTTGCGATGAGGAGCACTTAAACACACGCAGACTGAATGGAAAAACGCAGCATCGAGACGATGcatacaaacatatacaaACATCTGTATCTAGTACTTATTTCCACGGATCCGACGGCATATTCAGGTATACAACCGCGAAGACAAGCGTGTTTTATGAGCGTATCTCTGTGAACACGACGCAAAAGATGTTTCAACGAGGAGTCAGTCGAAGGTTTGGGGTACCTTGTCTGTCACGCACTATTGTAGATTTCTTGACTGTCCCACGGAGTGCCGAGGCATCAGCCGTAGCGTGCCACCCCTCATGTGCGCCGATAACCCATGCATGGAAGCCACTTATTGCTCGTAGAGGCAGTTGCCTCTGTCCCTCTGTCTAACTCTCAGCCTTCCACCGGCAGAAAGTGTTTTCGCCTAGAACTTCAACGAGCGCTGAGCACGTGGCACAGTTCTGCCCCTACGCGATGCGCACTGGAAGCCGAAACGCCCTTACCGCTGTGATCCTTACGCGCTTCTCAAGTATTCTCTGCCGCTCTCGGAGTCTGGCCCTCTACTGAGAGCTGAGCCCTGCGGTGCACGTATTTCTCAGTGTGGGATTGCCACGTTTGGTCTCTATCCGCAGTGTCCTATGGACGCATTAGATCAAAGTGCAGCAGCGTATGTGTCCTCCGTCTACAGTCCGTTCTCTCGATAGACTTGACCGTACTGGTTGATTCTTGTAGCTCTCGCCCTGTACGGCGTGACGAGGCGTTTGGTCTCGGACAACAAGTGAAAAAAGACGACCTACCCTATAATCCCATCCCAATCGTGTGTCAACAACGTTCGGTCCAGACGACGGGCGAacgcctcgctcgctctaAGCGGGCGCCTCCGTGGGCTTTGGATCGTCTGcgaagccgccgcgaagcaTCTACCGGCCCCTTGCCAGCGATTGTAGAAGTGCTAATCTGTTGATGCGCAGGAAAGCGGCTACGGGTCATGCTGCAACTCGTTCACAGCGTCTGCTTCCATCTGTGTTGCCCTATTCGGCCTCATCCAGCCAGCTGTCCTGCTCAGACCTGCCCTTCGTCTTGCTCGCTCTTTCCACGCGCCAACGCGAGGGGTTTTCGAGTGTAGCTCAGAAATGCGCCCGCACTGAGCAGCAGAGCTGCAAGCCTTTCGCTGGTGCGAGTTGCACGCTGGGCACGgcacacgaaaaaaaaactccAGCTGGCTAAGAACAAAATCAGCGCAAGAACGGTTGCCTTGCGGAGACAATTTGACAAACTTGAAACAAACACTGCACATAGGGAGCTCGGCATACGCGTCGGCCGATACACATGCCCATGTCGAGTGGCGCTCCATCTGACATGCTTCTGCACATACACATGGCCGTGCGTGTGTCTGACCTCGAAAAGGTCTCCCTCCCCGAGGACCGCGAAATTCAAAAAAATATACTCATTGACAGAAAAGCGAGCATTCGAcggcagacacacgcgcatgcgccccGTCAGTTGCAGTGTCTGAGAACTCTCCAGCTGCCTCCAAATGGTTCTGGGGGTCGCCGAAGGTTCCTCTGTACGGCGGGGACCTTTCCCTACACCGtttccgcttcgtcttcacTGCTAAGGATGTGTATGACTGTTGTCGCGTCGAAGGTTGGGAGAATGTCTGAGGAGAGGTCAATCTCTTGCGGCGGGCTTTCCGCGTTCGCAGAAAGCGACTGTCCCTCTCCTGTCTGCAGGAGAAACGACGTGCTGTCGCCTGTCGCTTCTCCGGCGTGAGCCTCGCTCCCTGGCGTTTTGCgcgtgtcgccgcgcagctctgTTCGACGCCTACGTCTGCCAGacccggcgcccgcgcggacttcgcgttcgtctccgcttccgcgcagttttcgccgcgttcgcctcgtcgcAGCATCCTTGCGCAAAGGACTTTCTCCCCCGCGCCACTCGTTGCGTCTGCCGGTCGCCGCAAACGCACGCGCGCTTCCGCAGATGCTgtctggcgccggcgcggcctttCCGCCGTCAGCTGGAGACCCAGagaacgacgacgacgcgacaGAGTAAGCCGCCCAACGGGGCGCAGGGGCGGGGCCTAAGGCCCGAGGCCCCGGAACCGCAGGACCTGACGGAGatgcagcagaggcggcagatgTCGGGGGCgcgtgcagaggccgcgccgaggaATAAGGAGAGCTCGAGCTCCCCTCTTcgttctctgtctctttctttcttgtGCAAACCCTCGCAGTGCACGCCTTTTTCGCGCGCGGGTTCGAGGTCTCCTCGCTCAGATCGAAGCGGACAGAGCGGCTGAGGACCGCGGACCAAGAAGccacgcggccgcagcgcgcgcactccgccgcctcaggcACGAGCGCGAAGCCTCGGCTCTCGTCAACCGCGGGCGGTTCGCCGTTggcctctctcccccccccctgagcgtcgccgccgcccccctccacGATGACCCCCTgggcctcgtcgcgcccgtctgtgtcctccgccgcagggctCCCGCACGCAGgcccgaggcgcaggcggtcgCGCAGACCGGATGCGAAGCGTTCGcctggaggaggaagagggggTGCTGGCTGCGCGGTCTTTCGGCCTCTGTTttgcgtctcgcctgcgagaggcggcgcgtctctgcgtgcgaactctgtctgcagcgctcgcctcgctgcgcagaTGATGTGGGAGAGGCCTCCGCAGGTCGCGCATTGGGtcgcgcgctggcgagcgccgaaggccgcgccgcacaggAGGCATGCGACAGAAGCGCCGAGCATGCCCTCCTCATCGCGGAAACACGCCACAGGAGGGACTTCGGAAggtgcggcagccgcagaggaacGAGCTCCCGACGCCATACACGCCTGTGGtagaggcgagggagacgcgcccgcagcagggCGAGAGGCTCCCCCGGACGCCGCCACCGTAACgagggcagcaggcgcagcgctgctTCGATCTGAATCCGAatccgcagacggcgccgcagatgcagaggaaACCGGTTGCATTCCCTTCCTTGTAGAAAACTCCCGTCCCAGTGGCACGGCGCGGCTcaacagcggcagcggcgcctgcgcccgttCGCCTCTCGGAGTCCGTTCTGCGCCCGGGGTCACGTGCGGCTTTCCTCCACAGCGACGCccccgcgctgcagagatgTCTTCGCGCGGGCTCGTCTCGGCGTGAACGGAGGCGAATGGCCTGGCGCTTGACTCATCGTCCACGTTCATCGAGTGTGCCTCCCTCCCCTTCGC is a genomic window of Besnoitia besnoiti strain Bb-Ger1 chromosome IV, whole genome shotgun sequence containing:
- a CDS encoding hypothetical protein (encoded by transcript BESB_055070) encodes the protein MVISSLGRPHRRKLLFFPCHLVCCALLVSLYRLSPLRSEARNEKKNLFSSSKEGAPLPRVEVVKIGKSGLTHGDVRRDVYLVRDEQLQIIDKSRTMIFAPFRRGKNPLNQRAFAFDGETCMEDSVEYEDLFLKYKKKKNLRRLWTKRYTPEGAIYTFKPPATSEKNNDAVPSPEDPEVRFCVTLTISMMMIGGADEVRGEGLRYFNNTLSLVVFWSPW